Proteins found in one Promicromonospora sukumoe genomic segment:
- a CDS encoding amino acid ABC transporter permease, which translates to MSSSVLFDAQGPRARTASAIGNVIAAVAVLAGLAWITSVLYEKGQFAPTLWQNAVSAEAWQFYYLPGLQNTLRSALFATVGAIAFGVIFGIGRLSHNRAVRSVSGVVVEFFRAVPVLLMMIFFYMFFSAQAQWISDRPFAAVVVALILYNGSVIAELVRAGVGNLPKGQGEAGLAIGLTRSQTLRSIQLPQALVAMLPAIVSQLVVVLKDSALGQIILYPELLRSAQILSSKEQNPLQALVVVAIVFIIINWLLTFAAHRLAKLLSSRTAGATVEGTGIGNPTAAGGFVGGGPGPTAT; encoded by the coding sequence ATGAGCTCCTCCGTCCTGTTCGACGCCCAGGGGCCCCGCGCCCGGACCGCCTCCGCCATCGGCAACGTGATCGCGGCCGTCGCGGTGCTCGCCGGTCTCGCCTGGATCACGTCGGTCCTGTACGAGAAGGGCCAGTTCGCGCCCACGCTCTGGCAGAACGCGGTCTCCGCCGAGGCATGGCAGTTCTACTACCTGCCGGGCCTGCAGAACACGCTGCGCTCGGCGCTGTTCGCCACGGTGGGCGCCATCGCGTTCGGTGTCATCTTCGGTATCGGCCGGCTCTCGCACAACCGCGCGGTGCGCTCGGTCTCCGGCGTCGTCGTGGAGTTCTTCCGCGCCGTCCCGGTGCTGCTGATGATGATCTTCTTCTACATGTTCTTCTCGGCGCAGGCGCAGTGGATCAGCGACCGGCCGTTCGCCGCGGTGGTCGTCGCGCTGATCCTGTACAACGGCTCCGTCATCGCGGAGCTCGTCCGGGCAGGCGTGGGCAACCTCCCGAAGGGCCAGGGCGAGGCAGGCCTGGCGATCGGCCTGACCCGGTCGCAGACCCTCCGGTCGATCCAGCTCCCGCAGGCGCTCGTCGCCATGCTGCCGGCGATCGTGTCGCAGCTGGTGGTCGTGCTCAAGGACTCCGCCCTGGGGCAGATCATCCTGTACCCCGAGCTGCTCCGGTCCGCGCAGATCCTGTCCTCCAAGGAACAGAACCCGCTGCAGGCGCTGGTGGTGGTGGCCATCGTGTTCATCATCATCAACTGGCTGCTCACCTTCGCCGCGCACCGCCTGGCGAAGCTGCTGTCCAGCCGCACGGCGGGTGCGACCGTCGAGGGCACCGGCATCGGCAACCCGACCGCGGCCGGCGGGTTCGTCGGCGGTGGCCCGGGTCCGACAGCCACCTAG